The Sorangiineae bacterium MSr11367 genome window below encodes:
- a CDS encoding uracil-DNA glycosylase: MSQDDPRTELAQIAASLRAYLEWQQDSGSLGIPRGKRPAPSVGAKQEGNRQDAKDAKVDVEAPRHALPQEPPTLGALGALAVPPSPPPPAPAPAAVAAPVWHDEPRPSPPVAAPTTAPVIPSTGAERLVRLEQIREEVRNCAKCELATTRTNTVFSRGNPESKLCFIGEAPGADEDAQGLPFVGRAGQLLDKMIAAMGLSPEGDVYVCNIIKCRPPGNRRPTPDESNTCIPYLHEQLALVRPRVIVAMGNTAVAALLQTTMGITKLRGQWKLYRGSTLVMPTYHPSYLLRPSAQQQQAKREAWDDLQLVMKELGIEAPKRR, encoded by the coding sequence ATGTCGCAGGACGATCCCCGAACCGAGCTTGCCCAGATCGCCGCATCCTTGCGCGCGTACCTCGAGTGGCAACAGGACTCCGGCTCCCTCGGCATCCCCCGCGGCAAGCGCCCCGCTCCATCCGTAGGCGCGAAGCAAGAAGGAAACCGCCAAGACGCCAAGGACGCCAAGGTGGATGTTGAAGCACCGCGGCACGCCCTGCCTCAGGAACCCCCAACCCTTGGCGCACTTGGCGCCTTGGCGGTTCCTCCCTCTCCGCCTCCGCCTGCACCTGCGCCGGCCGCCGTAGCCGCGCCCGTTTGGCACGACGAACCAAGGCCTTCGCCGCCTGTTGCCGCCCCGACCACCGCGCCGGTGATCCCCAGCACGGGCGCCGAAAGGCTGGTCCGTCTCGAACAGATCCGCGAGGAAGTCCGCAATTGCGCCAAATGCGAATTGGCCACCACGCGGACGAATACCGTTTTCTCCCGCGGCAATCCCGAATCCAAACTTTGCTTCATTGGCGAAGCCCCCGGCGCGGATGAAGATGCGCAAGGCCTCCCCTTCGTCGGTCGCGCCGGTCAGCTCTTGGACAAGATGATCGCGGCCATGGGTCTATCGCCCGAGGGCGACGTCTACGTGTGCAACATCATCAAGTGCCGGCCACCCGGCAACCGACGCCCGACGCCCGACGAGTCGAACACCTGCATCCCGTACCTGCACGAGCAGCTCGCCCTCGTGCGCCCGCGCGTCATCGTGGCCATGGGCAACACGGCCGTCGCGGCGCTTCTGCAGACCACCATGGGCATCACGAAGCTCCGTGGCCAATGGAAGCTCTATCGCGGAAGCACGTTGGTGATGCCGACGTACCATCCTTCGTACCTGCTTCGCCCGAGCGCGCAGCAACAACAGGCCAAACGCGAAGCGTGGGACGATCTCCAGCTGGTCATGAAAGAGCTGGGCATCGAGGCGCCGAAGCGCCGCTAG
- a CDS encoding energy transducer TonB, whose amino-acid sequence MIDASHAQTNGIHPGAPGIARAALLVDRDPLGRVFELGSNASKGIAVALLIASAAHAAAAVRTAMMSLDMYRFARSVQEHVAQRLVDIYEIDEVKPPEPPPPEPEPEPAKAAPPPPKAPKDAPPPPPPPPEAAKAAAALTADPNDVVDFSNTIITGKSDSFGGGVTQSNGTGKAVYNPAARAGGTPGGTGTAPPPPPMDRSRAAGLLGDQNWNCPWPSEADSESVDEAYVTVEVLVGTNGRAQQVTVVKDPGHGFGREARQCAMQKPFATQLDVNGNPVAGKTKPFRIHFER is encoded by the coding sequence ATGATCGACGCCTCGCACGCGCAAACCAACGGTATCCATCCTGGCGCACCGGGCATTGCGCGCGCCGCACTTCTCGTCGATCGCGATCCGCTCGGGCGCGTGTTCGAGCTGGGCAGCAACGCGTCGAAGGGCATCGCGGTCGCGCTGCTCATCGCGAGCGCGGCCCATGCCGCCGCCGCCGTCCGCACCGCGATGATGTCGCTCGACATGTACCGATTCGCGCGCTCGGTGCAGGAGCATGTGGCCCAGCGACTCGTCGACATTTACGAAATCGACGAAGTGAAGCCTCCGGAGCCGCCGCCCCCCGAGCCGGAGCCGGAGCCCGCGAAGGCCGCCCCGCCTCCGCCGAAGGCCCCGAAGGACGCGCCGCCTCCGCCGCCTCCGCCACCGGAGGCCGCGAAAGCCGCGGCGGCGCTCACCGCCGATCCCAACGACGTCGTCGACTTCTCGAACACGATCATCACCGGCAAGAGCGACTCGTTCGGTGGTGGCGTCACCCAGTCGAATGGCACGGGCAAGGCCGTCTACAATCCGGCGGCCCGCGCAGGTGGAACCCCCGGTGGTACCGGCACCGCGCCTCCCCCGCCCCCGATGGACCGCTCCCGCGCCGCAGGTTTGCTCGGCGACCAAAATTGGAACTGCCCTTGGCCCTCGGAGGCCGACTCCGAGTCGGTCGACGAGGCGTACGTCACCGTCGAGGTCCTCGTGGGCACGAACGGCCGCGCGCAGCAAGTCACCGTCGTGAAAGATCCGGGCCACGGTTTCGGCCGCGAGGCGCGCCAGTGCGCCATGCAAAAGCCCTTCGCGACACAGCTCGATGTCAACGGAAATCCCGTTGCCGGCAAGACGAAGCCGTTCCGGATCCACTTCGAGCGCTGA
- a CDS encoding biopolymer transporter ExbD encodes MAGGASDDTDDAITAINVTPLVDITLVLLIIFMVTAKIIVKSESIPLDLPGAASGSDVQTVFSVALGADGQTQVDQKAVQNDDAILALAAEAHNKDPQLRAVIKADSAVPHGRVIHVLDLLKQAHVAKIAFGVTPAPPLVPVNKPNK; translated from the coding sequence ATGGCCGGTGGTGCATCCGACGATACGGATGACGCGATCACAGCGATCAACGTCACCCCACTGGTCGACATCACGCTGGTGCTTCTGATCATCTTCATGGTGACCGCGAAGATCATCGTGAAGTCGGAATCGATCCCGCTCGATCTTCCCGGCGCCGCCTCCGGGTCGGACGTGCAGACCGTGTTTTCGGTCGCCCTCGGCGCCGACGGTCAAACGCAGGTGGATCAAAAGGCCGTCCAGAACGACGACGCGATCCTCGCGCTGGCAGCGGAAGCGCACAACAAAGACCCGCAGCTTCGCGCGGTCATCAAAGCCGACAGCGCCGTGCCCCACGGCCGTGTGATCCACGTGCTGGACTTGCTCAAGCAGGCCCACGTTGCGAAGATCGCCTTCGGCGTGACGCCTGCACCGCCCTTGGTCCCGGTCAACAAACCCAACAAGTGA
- a CDS encoding MotA/TolQ/ExbB proton channel family protein has product MGNNEIIERVKNAMVGAGAAWVLWLMLILSVVSLAIMLERAWLYFSLRDDVGALMRELGKLLRAGDLDGARKRLEGSPSAEAAVVLAGVVEASYGAEAAEQAMAGASALQRTKLEKRLAYLGTLGNNAPFIGLLGTVIGIVGAFEELGKANAKPVAQAAGAAAAAAGAAAQSAGAQIASQAVMTNIAEALVATAVGLVVAIPAVAAFNMFQRIVKTTLSNTDALGHVLLAYLKSTDKGVAHAGATAAAVPAGTPSARRVSSNPREDDEGAN; this is encoded by the coding sequence ATGGGCAACAACGAGATCATTGAGCGCGTCAAAAATGCGATGGTGGGGGCTGGGGCCGCTTGGGTCCTGTGGTTGATGCTGATTTTGAGCGTGGTCTCGTTGGCCATCATGCTCGAGCGCGCCTGGTTGTACTTCTCCCTGCGTGATGACGTCGGCGCGCTGATGCGCGAGCTTGGAAAATTGCTTCGTGCGGGCGATCTGGATGGTGCACGCAAGCGCCTCGAGGGCTCGCCGAGCGCCGAAGCCGCCGTGGTGCTGGCCGGCGTGGTCGAGGCGTCGTACGGCGCCGAAGCCGCCGAGCAAGCCATGGCCGGAGCGAGCGCGCTGCAGAGGACGAAGCTGGAAAAGCGCCTGGCGTACCTGGGCACGTTGGGCAACAACGCGCCGTTCATCGGGCTGCTCGGCACCGTCATCGGTATCGTCGGCGCCTTCGAGGAGCTCGGAAAAGCGAACGCGAAACCCGTTGCTCAGGCAGCAGGCGCCGCGGCGGCAGCGGCGGGTGCTGCGGCCCAGTCGGCCGGCGCGCAGATCGCATCGCAAGCGGTCATGACGAACATCGCCGAGGCGCTGGTCGCCACCGCGGTCGGTCTGGTCGTGGCCATCCCGGCCGTCGCGGCCTTCAACATGTTCCAGCGCATCGTGAAGACGACCCTGTCGAACACCGACGCGCTCGGCCACGTCCTCCTCGCCTACCTCAAGTCCACGGACAAGGGCGTCGCCCACGCGGGAGCCACCGCAGCCGCCGTTCCCGCAGGTACCCCCTCGGCGCGCCGCGTGTCATCGAACCCGCGCGAAGACGATGAGGGGGCCAACTAG
- a CDS encoding tRNA pseudouridine(13) synthase TruD, translating into MARIKVLPEDFIVEEIPLYEPSGTGEHLYIRFTKREMTTDAAVDVIARAVGVRSRDVGVAGMKDRMAITTQTISVPHAPERDTRAMALVHERINVLETKRHTNKLRTGHLRANKFSIRIREVGDVDAAIAAFERIGREGVPNAFGAQRFGREGDNAERTRAWLTGKAPAPRDPRLKRLLFSALQSAVYNEVLERRVRNGTWNTCLEGDLAKRHDSGGLFLCTDVQEDRARAERGEISATGPLPGAKMREPEGEPRELEQQVVREFLGDDIDLTKLVPLGEGTRRPLRLWVSDLRLERGLSDNGREEEDSIRVYFVLPKGAYATTVISAAIPLDAEVGKVTEHLPGNGEPFTCEDGAIEAHGQQRDH; encoded by the coding sequence ATGGCACGTATCAAAGTTCTACCCGAAGACTTCATCGTCGAAGAAATCCCGCTGTATGAGCCCTCCGGCACGGGCGAGCATCTTTACATCCGCTTTACGAAGCGGGAGATGACCACCGACGCCGCCGTGGACGTGATAGCCCGTGCGGTCGGTGTCCGCTCCCGCGACGTTGGGGTCGCCGGGATGAAGGATCGCATGGCCATCACCACGCAGACGATTTCGGTCCCGCACGCCCCCGAACGCGACACGCGCGCGATGGCGCTGGTGCACGAGCGCATCAACGTGCTCGAGACCAAGCGGCACACGAACAAGCTGCGAACCGGTCACTTGCGGGCAAACAAATTTTCCATCCGCATCCGCGAGGTGGGCGACGTCGATGCGGCCATCGCCGCGTTCGAGCGCATCGGGCGCGAGGGTGTGCCCAACGCCTTCGGCGCCCAGCGATTCGGCCGCGAGGGCGACAACGCCGAGCGCACGCGCGCATGGCTCACCGGCAAGGCCCCCGCCCCGCGCGATCCACGCTTGAAGCGCCTCCTCTTCTCCGCGCTGCAATCGGCCGTCTATAATGAGGTGCTCGAGCGCCGCGTGCGCAACGGCACCTGGAACACGTGCCTCGAGGGCGATCTCGCCAAACGGCACGATTCCGGCGGCCTCTTTCTCTGCACCGATGTTCAGGAGGATCGCGCGCGTGCCGAGAGGGGAGAAATATCCGCCACTGGCCCGCTACCTGGTGCAAAGATGCGCGAGCCTGAGGGCGAGCCGCGCGAGCTGGAGCAACAGGTCGTGCGCGAGTTCCTGGGTGACGACATCGATCTGACGAAGTTGGTACCGCTCGGCGAGGGTACGCGCAGGCCCCTGCGCCTGTGGGTGTCGGATCTTCGTCTAGAAAGAGGACTCTCGGACAACGGCCGGGAAGAAGAGGACAGCATACGGGTTTACTTTGTGCTACCGAAAGGCGCCTATGCCACCACCGTGATCTCGGCCGCCATCCCTCTCGATGCAGAGGTCGGCAAGGTCACGGAACACCTCCCTGGGAATGGGGAGCCTTTCACCTGCGAGGACGGAGCTATCGAAGCCCATGGGCAACAACGAGATCATTGA
- a CDS encoding DUF2846 domain-containing protein: MLLNTFFFTRLAFLAGVVATSTTACASWKLSEPDTVAVHPFLPHPAHVAKVCVIRTSVLEHGVTFVSRDNGVLVGATRGPTYFCYYAEPGDHDLSIEADAWASAKLRAEAGSSYYLKEEVAVEGGKVRGLGVWVDEAIARSLVDDSEYAVLVGGPEREHLPGILPFAPARRRS; this comes from the coding sequence ATGCTGCTGAACACTTTTTTCTTCACGCGCCTCGCCTTCTTGGCGGGCGTCGTCGCGACCTCCACCACGGCATGCGCAAGTTGGAAGCTTTCCGAGCCTGATACCGTGGCCGTTCACCCCTTCTTGCCGCATCCCGCGCACGTCGCGAAAGTCTGCGTGATTCGAACGTCCGTTCTCGAACATGGAGTGACGTTCGTTTCACGCGACAACGGCGTGCTCGTCGGGGCCACGCGCGGGCCCACGTATTTTTGCTACTACGCCGAGCCCGGCGATCACGATCTTTCCATCGAGGCCGACGCGTGGGCGAGCGCCAAGCTCCGGGCGGAGGCGGGCAGCTCGTATTACCTCAAGGAGGAGGTCGCTGTCGAAGGTGGGAAGGTCCGAGGTCTCGGCGTCTGGGTGGACGAGGCGATTGCGCGTTCGCTGGTGGACGACTCCGAATACGCGGTTCTCGTGGGAGGGCCCGAGCGGGAGCACCTTCCAGGGATACTTCCTTTTGCGCCAGCGCGGCGCCGTTCGTGA
- a CDS encoding M36 family metallopeptidase has protein sequence MDVFHARASVVLDASKNLVSIGANLHPQAAQTHALKALDFPKSAESALADAYAGQFGVSISATAVKDAGGRGAFRRYAVTTAEDTPAVLEAAAKRVLFPEGEQLLPAYYIELAARANGSPENEAYAYVIGAADGRVLYRASLTASDSFKYRVWADPTGNHIPADGPYVDSSPHPTGIPNNQLPDYAAPILVSADGFNVHADPWLGPSDTTTFGNNVRAYSDRNDQHNGIGDGFDSGDIAPDVTAPKTFDRSFDPTKAPNASPDQIKAAATQLFYVNNWLHDYWYDSGFDEASGVAQLSNYGRGGVEGDPLRAEAQDGADFGQANNANMSTPSDGLSPRMQMFVWSGVANRAIETTPARTYSDPLGAAVFGPQQFDVTAPAVLANDGTTPTSDACEPLADLTGKIAVIDRGTCPFVQKAINAQNAGAAGILMINNVAGHVPVSPGVGDPTITIPLIGLSLEDGTTLKAALAAGELSAHIKRGPEVLHDGTIDNTIVAHEWGHYLHHRLVQCGSASCGGMSEGWADFTALHMVVRESDLDNELFGAAFPLSQYAAAGITNSGAYFGIRRAPYSANRAKNPFTFGHVRQSSTLPAGAPLSPAAPNMAEVHNVGEIWAETLFEGYINVLHAGQVLGRTFEQSKRRMSDYIVAGMKAAPPEPSFTEQRDAILASVWAMGEKEDFLALARGFAKRGLGSNAVAPPTSSISFDEAVENFDIRGKLQFIDAKIDDSGSSCDHDGVLDAGESGKLLIRVRNLGWITLRGSAVSAATTDPFVTLENNGAVTIESIDAFGVATASIGISANAIPLSRGELPIAIKIHNDNAIPKDADVQVNLLYNYDDVRNSSPVDNVESETPVWTFEHANPPLRAWSRQGDASNHVWHGNDIGALGDERLVSPDLVVGPGNFRITFKHRFQFETTPASGGSPAVYWDGGVLELSTDGGSTWADVANYTDPGYPQTLTTGAGNPLSGRKAWAGDSSGYPNYTTVSLNLGTQLQGKTVKVRFRIGSDEAAGAAGWDIDNIIFAGITNLPFPSIIDDRTTCPGLVVQASR, from the coding sequence ATGGATGTCTTCCATGCGCGCGCCAGCGTGGTGCTCGATGCTTCGAAGAACCTCGTGTCGATTGGCGCCAACTTGCATCCGCAGGCGGCGCAGACGCACGCGCTGAAGGCGCTCGACTTCCCCAAGAGTGCGGAATCGGCGCTGGCCGATGCCTACGCGGGGCAGTTCGGCGTCTCCATTTCGGCCACCGCGGTGAAGGACGCGGGCGGGCGCGGCGCATTTCGGCGCTATGCCGTGACGACGGCGGAGGACACCCCCGCGGTGCTCGAGGCCGCTGCCAAGCGCGTGTTGTTCCCGGAAGGAGAGCAGCTCCTTCCCGCGTATTACATCGAGCTCGCGGCCCGCGCGAATGGCTCGCCCGAAAACGAGGCGTACGCCTACGTGATTGGCGCGGCCGACGGGCGCGTGCTTTACCGCGCGTCGCTCACGGCGAGCGACTCGTTCAAATACCGCGTATGGGCGGACCCCACGGGGAATCACATTCCAGCGGACGGGCCTTACGTCGATTCGTCGCCGCACCCCACGGGAATACCGAACAACCAACTGCCGGATTATGCGGCGCCCATTCTGGTTTCGGCGGACGGATTCAACGTGCACGCCGACCCGTGGCTTGGGCCGAGCGACACGACGACGTTCGGAAACAACGTGCGCGCCTACAGCGATCGGAACGATCAGCACAATGGCATCGGTGACGGGTTCGATTCGGGCGACATCGCGCCCGACGTCACGGCGCCGAAGACCTTCGATCGAAGCTTCGACCCGACGAAGGCGCCGAACGCGAGCCCCGACCAGATCAAGGCAGCGGCGACGCAGCTCTTTTACGTGAACAACTGGCTGCACGATTATTGGTACGACTCGGGGTTCGACGAGGCGTCGGGCGTCGCGCAGCTTTCCAATTATGGCCGCGGGGGCGTGGAGGGCGATCCGCTGCGCGCCGAGGCGCAGGATGGGGCCGACTTCGGGCAGGCGAACAATGCGAACATGTCGACGCCGTCCGATGGCCTCTCGCCGCGGATGCAGATGTTCGTGTGGTCGGGCGTGGCGAATCGCGCGATCGAGACCACGCCGGCGCGCACCTACTCGGATCCGCTGGGGGCCGCGGTGTTCGGGCCGCAGCAATTCGATGTGACCGCGCCGGCGGTGCTGGCCAACGACGGCACCACGCCGACGTCCGACGCGTGCGAGCCGCTCGCGGATTTGACCGGCAAGATCGCCGTGATCGACCGCGGGACGTGCCCCTTCGTGCAGAAAGCGATCAACGCGCAGAACGCGGGCGCCGCGGGCATCCTCATGATCAACAACGTGGCGGGGCACGTGCCGGTGAGCCCGGGCGTGGGCGACCCGACGATCACGATTCCGCTCATCGGCCTGAGCCTGGAGGACGGCACGACGTTGAAGGCGGCGCTGGCGGCTGGCGAGCTGTCGGCGCACATCAAGCGCGGTCCCGAGGTGCTGCACGATGGGACCATCGACAATACGATCGTCGCGCACGAGTGGGGGCACTACCTTCACCATCGCTTGGTGCAATGCGGATCGGCCTCGTGCGGTGGCATGAGCGAAGGGTGGGCCGACTTCACCGCGCTGCACATGGTGGTTCGCGAGAGCGATCTGGACAACGAGTTGTTCGGCGCGGCATTCCCCTTGTCGCAATATGCCGCGGCGGGGATCACGAACAGCGGGGCGTACTTCGGTATTCGCCGTGCGCCGTATTCGGCCAATCGGGCGAAGAATCCGTTCACCTTCGGGCACGTTCGACAGAGCTCCACGCTCCCCGCAGGGGCGCCGCTCTCCCCGGCCGCACCCAACATGGCGGAGGTGCACAACGTCGGTGAGATTTGGGCCGAGACGCTGTTCGAGGGGTACATCAACGTGCTCCACGCCGGGCAGGTGCTGGGCCGCACCTTCGAGCAGAGCAAGCGCCGGATGAGCGACTACATCGTGGCGGGCATGAAGGCCGCACCGCCCGAGCCGAGTTTCACCGAGCAGCGCGATGCGATTTTGGCCAGCGTCTGGGCCATGGGCGAAAAGGAAGACTTCCTGGCGCTGGCGCGCGGCTTTGCCAAGCGCGGGCTCGGCTCCAACGCGGTGGCTCCGCCCACGTCGTCGATATCCTTCGACGAGGCGGTGGAGAACTTCGACATTCGCGGCAAGCTCCAGTTCATCGACGCGAAGATCGACGACTCGGGCTCGTCGTGCGACCACGACGGCGTGCTCGATGCGGGGGAGAGCGGCAAGCTCTTGATCCGCGTGCGCAACCTGGGGTGGATCACCTTGCGCGGTTCGGCGGTGAGCGCAGCCACGACCGATCCGTTCGTCACCTTGGAGAACAACGGCGCGGTGACCATCGAGTCGATCGATGCGTTCGGCGTGGCCACGGCCAGCATCGGGATCTCCGCCAATGCGATTCCGCTTTCGCGCGGAGAATTGCCCATCGCGATCAAGATTCACAACGACAATGCGATTCCCAAAGATGCCGATGTGCAGGTGAATCTGCTCTACAATTACGACGACGTGCGCAATTCGTCGCCCGTCGACAACGTGGAGAGCGAGACGCCGGTCTGGACCTTCGAGCATGCGAATCCGCCGCTGCGCGCTTGGTCGCGTCAAGGCGATGCCTCGAACCACGTCTGGCACGGCAACGACATTGGCGCGCTCGGCGACGAGCGGCTCGTCTCACCGGATCTCGTCGTCGGGCCGGGCAATTTCCGAATCACGTTCAAGCATCGTTTCCAATTCGAGACGACGCCGGCCTCGGGTGGCTCCCCGGCCGTCTACTGGGACGGTGGCGTGCTCGAGCTGTCGACGGACGGCGGTAGCACCTGGGCCGATGTTGCAAACTACACGGATCCTGGCTACCCGCAGACGCTCACGACCGGGGCGGGCAATCCCCTCAGCGGGCGCAAGGCCTGGGCGGGGGATTCGTCGGGGTATCCGAACTACACGACGGTGTCGCTGAACTTGGGCACCCAGCTTCAGGGCAAGACGGTCAAGGTGCGTTTCCGCATCGGCAGCGATGAAGCCGCCGGCGCGGCGGGGTGGGACATCGACAACATCATTTTCGCGGGGATTACGAATTTGCCGTTCCCGTCGATCATCGACGATCGAACCACGTGCCCCGGCCTCGTGGTGCAGGCGTCGCGCTAA
- a CDS encoding Uma2 family endonuclease, with the protein MTQTSTKPYVTYRDYVDAEAKSETKHEWLDGVVYDMAGGTPDHGALALAMARIIGNALEGRPCRMFSSDVRVRVRATGLATYPDASIVCDRLELDPEDDHSITNPVVLVEILSDSTEGYDRGKKFENYRRIPSLREYVLVSQHEPRIEVYRRNDSGFWELHEWGVGEFAELTSVNARIGVDDVYRNPLTS; encoded by the coding sequence ATGACGCAAACCTCTACGAAACCGTACGTCACGTACCGTGATTACGTCGACGCCGAGGCCAAGAGCGAGACCAAGCACGAGTGGCTCGACGGCGTCGTGTACGACATGGCGGGCGGTACGCCGGACCATGGCGCGTTGGCGTTGGCGATGGCTCGCATCATCGGCAACGCCTTGGAAGGCCGCCCATGCCGCATGTTTTCATCCGACGTGCGCGTCCGCGTTCGGGCCACCGGCCTCGCGACCTACCCTGACGCAAGCATCGTGTGCGATCGCCTGGAGCTCGATCCCGAAGACGATCATTCCATCACCAACCCCGTCGTTCTCGTCGAAATTTTATCCGATTCGACCGAAGGCTACGACCGCGGCAAGAAGTTCGAAAATTACCGCCGCATCCCATCGCTCCGTGAGTACGTCCTCGTGAGCCAACACGAGCCGAGGATCGAAGTCTACCGCCGCAACGACTCGGGCTTCTGGGAGCTCCACGAATGGGGTGTCGGCGAGTTCGCCGAGCTCACCTCCGTGAACGCGCGGATCGGTGTCGACGACGTTTACCGCAATCCTCTCACGTCCTAA
- a CDS encoding sigma 54-interacting transcriptional regulator, with amino-acid sequence MDHGTKGPNKVDREGPTDIVRAPASVEGFRLLVLLPSGDGGSALEVPLPEAGELVLGRGDDCAVPIGDGSVSRQHAQLLVSNGTFRIRDLGSQNGIFVRGRRLEASEIVEIGAGEAVDLGRVTVLIQRRSAESPRRNVPTIAPPPVSSSGEDAGFVVCDPAMLRLHDLVRRVAVRDINVLLLGETGVGKEVVAEAVHRCSRRSGGPLVRVNCAQYNPQLLESELFGHEQGAFTGATRAKAGVFEQAQGGTLFLDEIGELPVSAQVKLLRVIEERSIRRVGGTEARELDIRLVTATHRDLKAESQNGQFRRDLYFRLSGVTIPIPPLRERPSEIVPLAKMFAARFAAPEAPPELTDSAQQALLRYPWPGNVRELRNAVEQAVALSDGVILPEHLRLEQEPPSSSPSSSPSSWAGGGAPPASSPSSTPLRGQMQSLERQRIVDALERSNGNQSRAAELLGMPRRTLVDKLRRYNIPRPRSGGD; translated from the coding sequence ATGGATCACGGTACCAAGGGTCCCAATAAGGTCGATCGGGAAGGGCCGACGGACATCGTTCGTGCGCCCGCCTCCGTCGAGGGGTTTCGGCTGCTAGTGCTCTTGCCGTCAGGCGATGGCGGGAGTGCTCTGGAAGTGCCTTTGCCCGAAGCGGGCGAGCTCGTGCTCGGGCGAGGCGATGACTGCGCGGTGCCCATCGGCGATGGCTCCGTGTCGCGGCAGCATGCGCAGCTGCTCGTTTCGAATGGGACGTTTCGCATTCGTGATTTGGGGAGTCAAAACGGAATTTTCGTGCGCGGACGGCGCCTCGAAGCCTCGGAGATCGTCGAGATTGGGGCAGGGGAGGCCGTCGATCTCGGACGCGTGACCGTGCTCATTCAGCGCCGTTCGGCCGAGTCTCCGCGGCGCAACGTGCCCACCATCGCGCCGCCGCCCGTGTCCTCGTCGGGCGAAGACGCGGGTTTCGTCGTGTGCGATCCGGCGATGCTTCGCCTCCACGATCTGGTGCGGCGCGTGGCCGTGCGCGACATCAACGTGCTCCTGCTCGGAGAAACCGGAGTTGGCAAAGAGGTGGTCGCCGAGGCGGTGCACCGTTGTTCGCGCCGCTCGGGCGGGCCCCTGGTTCGCGTCAATTGCGCGCAGTACAACCCGCAATTGCTCGAGAGCGAGCTCTTTGGCCATGAACAGGGCGCGTTCACCGGAGCGACACGCGCCAAAGCTGGCGTCTTCGAGCAGGCGCAGGGTGGCACCCTGTTCCTGGACGAGATTGGCGAGTTGCCGGTGAGCGCCCAGGTCAAACTGCTTCGCGTCATCGAAGAGCGCAGCATTCGCCGGGTCGGAGGCACCGAGGCGCGTGAGCTGGATATCCGCCTGGTGACGGCGACCCATCGCGACTTGAAGGCGGAAAGCCAAAACGGACAATTCCGGCGCGACCTGTATTTCCGTTTGAGCGGTGTCACCATCCCCATTCCGCCGCTGCGCGAGCGTCCGTCGGAAATCGTCCCCTTGGCGAAAATGTTCGCCGCCCGCTTCGCCGCGCCGGAGGCCCCGCCCGAACTCACCGACTCCGCGCAGCAGGCGCTGCTCCGCTATCCGTGGCCCGGCAACGTGCGCGAACTGCGCAACGCTGTCGAGCAGGCCGTGGCTTTGTCCGACGGGGTGATCCTCCCCGAACACCTCCGGCTCGAACAGGAGCCGCCTTCGTCTTCTCCGTCGTCCTCTCCGTCTTCCTGGGCGGGAGGTGGCGCGCCCCCGGCATCGTCCCCCTCGTCCACGCCGCTGCGCGGGCAGATGCAGTCGCTCGAACGCCAGCGCATCGTGGACGCGCTCGAGCGCTCCAACGGCAACCAATCGCGCGCTGCGGAGCTTCTCGGTATGCCGCGGCGCACACTCGTCGACAAGTTGCGCCGGTACAACATTCCGCGACCGCGCAGCGGCGGTGATTGA
- a CDS encoding hotdog fold thioesterase, producing the protein MSTALEPRKSTDSKPSLPPSSGRGRGGPRSVPGARPEYDDEQLADRLGIKITSWDPDRLVGTMPVKANRQSYGLLHTGASAALASTLGGMAAAMRAGPDRMALGLELSCINHRTVYEGLITAVCTAVHAGNNVATYEILVTDSRNRRICTARFTCVLRDRTTDDPSTM; encoded by the coding sequence ATGTCCACCGCGCTGGAACCCCGAAAGTCCACCGATAGCAAACCGTCGCTGCCGCCTTCGAGTGGGCGAGGACGGGGAGGCCCTCGCTCGGTGCCGGGAGCGCGCCCGGAGTACGATGACGAGCAGCTCGCTGACCGACTCGGCATCAAGATCACGAGCTGGGATCCCGATCGCCTCGTCGGCACGATGCCCGTCAAAGCGAACCGGCAATCGTATGGCCTCCTTCACACGGGGGCGAGTGCGGCGCTCGCGTCGACGCTGGGTGGTATGGCCGCGGCCATGCGGGCGGGACCCGACCGCATGGCGCTGGGACTCGAGCTCTCGTGCATCAACCATCGCACGGTCTACGAGGGTCTCATCACCGCCGTGTGCACGGCCGTGCACGCCGGCAACAACGTGGCGACGTACGAGATTCTCGTGACCGACTCGAGGAATCGCCGCATCTGCACCGCACGATTCACCTGCGTGCTGCGCGATCGCACGACGGACGACCCGTCCACCATGTGA